AAATTTCCAGCCGCGCAATTCCTGATGAAAAAGTCCTTGCATGGTTTTTCGCCCAATCGCCAGACACACTATATATATCAAGCATCACTTTGGCTGAACTTATATATGGCATTGAACTTTTACCAGAAGGCCGACGCAAAGACGAGATACGCGACAGTGTGGTATCCACACTTTCTGACTTTCAGTTCCGTCCGCTACCTTTCGACGAACAAGCAGCACCATATTATGCATTTATCGCTGCCCAAAGGAAAAAATTGGGCCAACCTATTGGACCAAATGACGCCATGATTGCAGCCATCGCCATGGCCAACGATATGGCTGTAGTCACTCAAAACATAAAGGATTTTGAAAACACAGGAGTAAGAATCATTAATCCTTGGGAACACCAAAATTAAAAAGCTAGAGGAGACTCTCATGCCCGAGACACTTCCTAACAATCAACAACCTGACCCGAATGATTTGCCGCTTGATATCGATGACGACATCTTGGCCAAATTCACGAACATCGCCCCATGCTGACGGTAAAACCGCTGAAGAGGAAGCCCGTTCGCTGGTTGAGGATTACGCAAACGGAAAACTGGTCCGAGTAAGCGGACTGTCAAAACCATGGAAACCTTCATCAATAAACGATTAGGCCAAAAATTATTCGACCTGCTCGGAGAGTTCCATCCACTCGGCTTCTAAGGACTCAGACTCGTCTGAATTGGCCGAAAGTTGCTCGTTGAGTTTGCCTAAGCCTACGTAGTCGGCGGGGTCGTGAGAGGCCATTGTCCGCTCGATCTTTGTCTTCTCGGTTTCGAGTTTGGCAAGTTTGCGTTCGATGGCCGAGAGACGACGGGTGGCGTCGTGGAACGCTTTTCCAGTCAGTTTCTGGTCATCGGATTGTGGATCGGAATTCCCATTATCACCATCATCATTTGCGTTTGACGATTGAGCCCCAGAAGCACTGCCGCTCGAAGAAGAGCCTTTGCCTGCCGACTTGCCGCCGCGGCCGTCGCCAATAATCTCATCCAGTGTTTCACCGTTTTCAATCTTCTGCACCATATTGAGATAGTCATCCACGCCG
This sequence is a window from Bifidobacterium sp. ESL0745. Protein-coding genes within it:
- a CDS encoding type II toxin-antitoxin system VapC family toxin; protein product: MFLLDTNVVSEISSRAIPDEKVLAWFFAQSPDTLYISSITLAELIYGIELLPEGRRKDEIRDSVVSTLSDFQFRPLPFDEQAAPYYAFIAAQRKKLGQPIGPNDAMIAAIAMANDMAVVTQNIKDFENTGVRIINPWEHQN